A DNA window from Acidimicrobiia bacterium contains the following coding sequences:
- a CDS encoding branched-chain amino acid transaminase: MPIDSVDKIWMNGEFVDWDDATVHVLTHTLHYGSGVFEGVRAYPTDRGPAVFRLTDHMRRLHDSAHLLHIDIPYSVEQLCEAARALIRVNELDSCYLRPLVYLGYGEMGLNPLPAPVEVSIAAWPWGTYLGEEALEHGVRMKVSSWRRMDPNVNPSAAKGVGIYVNSSLAKVEALKAGYDEAIMLNTHGHVAECTGENVFVVKNGVLVTPPLSAGALDGLTRDSIMTMARDFGYEVREATMLRSDLYLADEAFLCGTAAEVVPIRSVDDREIGEPGEITRKLQETFFAVVHGKVDKYSDWLDHVDA, from the coding sequence ATGCCCATCGACTCCGTCGACAAGATCTGGATGAACGGCGAGTTCGTGGACTGGGACGACGCCACGGTGCACGTCCTCACCCACACGCTCCACTACGGCTCGGGCGTCTTCGAGGGCGTGCGTGCATACCCGACCGACCGCGGTCCCGCCGTGTTCCGCCTCACCGACCACATGCGTCGGCTCCACGACTCCGCGCACCTTCTTCACATCGACATCCCTTATTCGGTCGAGCAGCTGTGCGAGGCAGCGCGCGCGCTCATCCGCGTCAACGAGCTCGACTCCTGCTATCTGCGTCCCCTCGTCTACCTCGGCTACGGCGAGATGGGGCTCAACCCACTTCCGGCTCCGGTCGAGGTGAGCATCGCCGCGTGGCCGTGGGGGACCTACCTCGGTGAGGAGGCCTTGGAGCACGGTGTGCGGATGAAGGTGTCGTCGTGGCGACGCATGGACCCGAACGTCAACCCCTCGGCAGCGAAAGGGGTCGGGATCTACGTCAACTCGTCGCTGGCGAAGGTGGAGGCGCTCAAGGCGGGCTACGACGAGGCCATCATGCTCAACACCCACGGCCATGTGGCCGAGTGCACCGGCGAGAACGTGTTCGTCGTGAAGAACGGAGTCCTCGTCACGCCACCGTTGTCGGCCGGCGCACTCGACGGGCTCACGCGCGACTCCATCATGACCATGGCACGCGACTTCGGCTACGAGGTCCGTGAGGCGACGATGCTGCGCAGCGACCTGTACCTCGCCGACGAGGCCTTCCTCTGCGGTACAGCGGCAGAGGTCGTGCCGATCCGGTCGGTCGACGACCGGGAGATCGGTGAGCCGGGCGAGATCACGCGCAAGCTCCAGGAGACCTTCTTCGCCGTCGTGCACGGCAAGGTCGACAAGTACAGCGACTGGCTCGATCATGTCGATGCCTGA
- the cimA gene encoding citramalate synthase, with protein sequence MPDRSRPLPERVEIYDTTLRDGSQLEGISLTVDDKLRIAEQLDWLGVDYIEAGWPGANPKDDEFFRRAPDELKLERSRLTAFGSTRRPKGKVDSDDTLLRLLEAGTESVCIVGKCWDYHVTGALGTTLDEAVAMVADSVAFLRGDGRDVLFDAEHFFDGYRHNAEFSLRVLEAAAEAGVNTLVLCDTNGGSLPGDVEEAVGAVVDYLDVAVGVHLHDDAGCGVANALAGVRGGATQVQGTINGYGERTGNCNLTTIIPNLSLKMGVATIPEDRLERLTPVSHHVAELVNITLNPQAPYVGASAFAHKAGLHTSAIAKRPDAYEHVQPDTVGNGTRFVVSELAGRSTLELKAQELGLELDGPQLSGVVDKLKELEHEGFHFEAADASLELLLQRATGWEQPWYRIQSFSVSTDKLPGDDGGAAAGHGNFRTQATIKVAVGDRTVMTAAEGNGPVNALDGALRAAIGDDYPALRNLHLTDYKVRVLDTWKGTGAVTRVLVDTTDGETTWTTIGVSENIIEASWQALSDSIVYGLLQAEQRVAHGA encoded by the coding sequence ATGCCTGACCGTTCGCGCCCGCTCCCCGAGCGCGTCGAGATCTACGACACGACGCTTCGCGACGGGTCCCAGCTCGAGGGGATCTCGCTCACCGTCGACGACAAGCTACGGATCGCCGAGCAGCTCGACTGGCTGGGTGTCGACTACATCGAGGCGGGGTGGCCGGGCGCCAATCCGAAGGACGACGAGTTCTTCCGGCGCGCACCCGACGAACTCAAACTCGAGCGCTCGCGGCTCACAGCCTTCGGCTCCACACGTCGGCCGAAGGGAAAGGTGGATTCCGACGACACCCTCCTCAGGCTCCTCGAGGCCGGCACGGAGTCGGTGTGCATCGTCGGCAAGTGCTGGGACTACCACGTCACCGGCGCTCTCGGCACCACACTCGACGAAGCCGTCGCCATGGTGGCCGACTCGGTCGCGTTCCTGCGCGGCGACGGCCGCGACGTCCTCTTCGACGCCGAGCATTTCTTCGACGGCTACCGCCACAACGCCGAGTTCAGCCTGCGGGTTCTCGAAGCGGCCGCCGAGGCGGGCGTGAACACACTCGTTCTGTGTGACACCAACGGTGGGAGTCTTCCCGGGGACGTCGAGGAGGCCGTGGGCGCCGTCGTCGACTACCTCGATGTCGCCGTGGGCGTCCACCTCCACGACGACGCCGGGTGCGGTGTCGCCAACGCCTTGGCCGGTGTGCGTGGCGGGGCCACGCAGGTGCAGGGAACGATCAACGGCTACGGCGAGCGCACGGGGAACTGCAACCTCACCACGATCATCCCGAACCTCTCCCTCAAGATGGGTGTCGCCACGATCCCCGAAGACCGTCTCGAGCGGCTCACGCCGGTGTCGCACCACGTCGCGGAGCTCGTCAACATCACCCTCAACCCACAGGCGCCCTACGTGGGCGCGTCCGCCTTCGCCCACAAGGCCGGACTGCACACGAGTGCCATCGCCAAGCGGCCCGACGCCTATGAGCACGTCCAGCCCGACACGGTCGGGAACGGAACACGCTTCGTCGTCTCGGAGCTCGCGGGCCGCTCCACCCTCGAGCTCAAGGCACAGGAGCTCGGCCTCGAGCTCGACGGGCCGCAGCTCTCGGGTGTCGTCGACAAGTTGAAGGAACTCGAGCACGAGGGCTTCCATTTCGAGGCTGCCGACGCGTCGCTCGAGCTCCTCCTCCAGCGGGCCACCGGCTGGGAGCAGCCGTGGTACCGGATCCAGTCGTTCTCGGTCAGCACGGACAAGCTGCCCGGCGACGACGGAGGTGCAGCGGCCGGCCACGGGAACTTCCGGACGCAGGCCACGATCAAGGTTGCCGTCGGTGACCGCACCGTCATGACGGCCGCCGAGGGCAACGGGCCGGTCAACGCCCTCGACGGTGCGCTGCGAGCGGCCATCGGCGACGACTACCCGGCGCTGCGGAATCTCCACCTCACCGACTACAAGGTCCGGGTCCTCGACACGTGGAAGGGAACGGGGGCCGTCACGCGGGTTCTCGTCGACACGACCGACGGCGAGACGACGTGGACCACCATCGGCGTGAGTGAGAACATCATCGAGGCCTCCTGGCAGGCTTTGTCGGACTCGATCGTTTACGGTCTGCTCCAGGCCGAGCAGCGCGTCGCACACGGCGCCTGA
- the gltX gene encoding glutamate--tRNA ligase: MSTVPRVRFAPAPTGSLHVGSAHTALFNWLYVRHHGGTLILRIEDTDVARSRDDWVDAIGESLSWLGLDWDEGPVRQSARLDSYVEAAQRLVAAGRAYECYCTGDEVQARNEEARAAGRTPGYDGRCRDLSDADRERLAGEGRERSVRFRTPDEGRSTFHDLVRGEVSVEWSTVPDFVILRSDGSPVFFLANAVDDADMGITHVIRGEDLIDSTHRIRALFSALGDVEPPQYAHLPLILGADKAKLSKRHGAVALEDFRAQGILPEAMFNYLALLGWTTDDDSEVMGRDEIVRTFDLDGVTQAPAVFDPKKLEWMNGEYIRALPLDDLVERLRPDAQGRFGAAFDDETFRAAVAIGQERAVTTAALLDQMSFLFVRDDDFVVADESWDRLAATERVGDILDAVITYIRDCDWTVEALDLREVLAELDVKPRKAMPALYAAVEGRHAGLPLFDSLHLLGRETVLARLRAARARLEQ; the protein is encoded by the coding sequence GTGTCGACCGTTCCCCGGGTTCGTTTCGCGCCCGCACCGACCGGGTCGTTGCACGTTGGTAGCGCCCACACGGCACTCTTCAACTGGCTCTATGTCCGCCACCACGGCGGAACACTCATCCTGCGTATCGAGGACACCGACGTCGCGCGGTCGCGCGACGACTGGGTCGACGCCATCGGTGAGTCGCTGTCGTGGCTCGGTCTGGACTGGGACGAGGGCCCGGTGCGCCAGAGCGCCCGGCTTGATAGCTACGTCGAGGCGGCGCAGCGGCTTGTCGCCGCCGGTCGTGCCTACGAGTGCTACTGCACCGGCGACGAGGTCCAGGCCCGGAACGAGGAGGCCCGCGCCGCCGGCCGGACACCGGGGTACGACGGGCGGTGTCGCGACCTGAGCGACGCCGACCGTGAGCGCCTCGCCGGCGAAGGGCGCGAGCGGTCGGTGCGGTTCCGGACACCCGATGAGGGACGGAGCACGTTTCACGACCTCGTGCGCGGTGAGGTGAGTGTCGAGTGGTCCACCGTGCCCGACTTCGTCATCCTCCGCTCCGACGGCAGCCCCGTCTTCTTCCTGGCGAATGCCGTCGACGACGCCGACATGGGCATCACCCACGTCATCCGGGGCGAGGACCTGATCGACTCCACGCACAGGATCCGCGCCCTCTTCTCGGCGCTCGGCGACGTGGAGCCGCCGCAGTACGCACACCTCCCGCTGATTCTCGGTGCCGACAAGGCGAAGCTCTCCAAACGCCACGGTGCCGTCGCACTCGAGGACTTCCGGGCGCAGGGGATCCTTCCGGAGGCGATGTTCAACTACCTGGCACTTCTCGGCTGGACGACGGACGACGACAGCGAGGTCATGGGTCGCGACGAGATCGTGCGCACGTTCGACCTCGATGGAGTCACACAGGCTCCGGCGGTGTTCGACCCGAAGAAGCTCGAATGGATGAACGGCGAGTACATCCGGGCGCTTCCGCTCGACGATCTCGTCGAACGGCTCAGGCCTGACGCGCAGGGGCGTTTCGGTGCCGCCTTCGACGACGAGACGTTCCGTGCGGCCGTGGCGATCGGCCAGGAGAGGGCGGTCACGACCGCCGCGCTCCTCGACCAGATGAGCTTCCTGTTCGTGCGCGACGATGACTTCGTCGTCGCTGACGAGTCGTGGGACAGGCTCGCCGCGACAGAGCGGGTCGGCGACATCCTCGACGCCGTGATCACGTATATCCGAGACTGCGACTGGACGGTCGAGGCCCTCGACCTCCGGGAGGTCCTCGCCGAGCTCGATGTCAAGCCCCGGAAGGCGATGCCCGCACTCTACGCGGCGGTCGAGGGTCGCCACGCCGGCCTTCCGCTCTTCGACTCCCTGCATCTGCTCGGTCGGGAGACGGTGCTGGCCCGGCTTCGTGCGGCACGCGCGAGACTGGAGCAATGA
- a CDS encoding YdcF family protein — translation MTGTSTVAVPESDAAGHVAPARPRRRWLRILLWSTLALVTIVFIYFAVTFFQVWRAARSDGARPSDAIVVLGAAQYDGVPSDVLAARLDHAIDLYDDGIAPTIVVTGGSMEGDRFTEATAAADYLHAHGVPEEAILRETTGRSSWESLAASARILEERGLTSVVLVSDPFHSARIQGIADELGLDAVTSPTQTSPITGAAEWRRLGTETVRVGVGRIIGFRRLMRAEPVGDLVPGLAIL, via the coding sequence ATGACCGGCACCTCCACGGTGGCGGTGCCCGAGTCGGACGCGGCCGGACACGTTGCGCCTGCTCGTCCTCGCCGCCGGTGGCTGCGAATCCTCCTGTGGTCGACACTTGCTCTCGTCACGATCGTGTTCATCTACTTCGCCGTGACGTTCTTCCAGGTGTGGCGAGCCGCCCGCAGTGACGGTGCACGACCGTCGGACGCCATCGTCGTCCTGGGTGCCGCGCAGTACGACGGTGTGCCGTCCGACGTTCTGGCCGCGCGTCTCGACCACGCCATCGATCTGTACGACGACGGGATCGCGCCGACCATCGTGGTCACCGGCGGGAGCATGGAGGGTGACCGCTTCACCGAGGCCACGGCGGCGGCCGACTACCTCCATGCCCACGGTGTGCCCGAGGAGGCGATCCTGCGCGAGACAACGGGCCGTTCCTCCTGGGAGTCCCTCGCGGCGTCGGCGCGAATTCTCGAGGAACGCGGCCTCACGTCGGTCGTGTTGGTGTCGGATCCCTTCCACTCGGCGCGTATCCAGGGGATCGCCGACGAGCTCGGCCTCGATGCGGTGACCTCGCCGACACAGACGAGCCCGATCACGGGCGCCGCCGAGTGGCGCCGGCTCGGTACGGAGACCGTGCGTGTCGGTGTGGGGCGGATCATCGGTTTTCGGCGCCTGATGCGTGCCGAGCCGGTCGGGGATCTGGTTCCGGGACTCGCTATCCTGTAG
- a CDS encoding sodium:calcium antiporter — translation MLIAVVALVVGVAVLAVAADQFVLAAARVALIRNVSALVVGVVIVGFGTSAPELLVSALAAWRDEPAIAVGNVVGSNIVNLSLILGLGAIVVPLVVDSRTVKLEAPITLAAAAGFGVAVQGGGVSRAEGMVLVVAMAAAVIVIVRRAGPDPLGTEVDELAQVATHRLGVETVRMIAGLAGTLAAAQVLLWGATEVADRAGLSQGFVGATLVAVGTSLPELVTVLQSARRRETDLIVGNLLGSNLFNALVVGGTIGLIGGPGVGDSSLTGFGAIAAIGVAAVALAVMVTGHTVTRREGVLLCLTYGCLVPFLA, via the coding sequence GTGCTGATCGCGGTCGTGGCGCTCGTCGTCGGCGTTGCAGTCCTGGCGGTTGCGGCGGATCAGTTCGTTCTCGCAGCGGCGCGGGTCGCCCTCATCCGCAACGTGTCGGCGTTGGTCGTCGGGGTCGTGATCGTGGGCTTCGGTACCAGCGCCCCGGAGTTGTTGGTCTCAGCCCTGGCAGCGTGGCGAGACGAGCCGGCCATCGCAGTCGGGAACGTGGTCGGGTCCAACATCGTCAACCTGTCTCTCATCCTGGGACTCGGTGCCATCGTCGTGCCGCTGGTCGTGGATTCCCGCACGGTCAAGCTCGAGGCACCCATCACGCTCGCCGCAGCCGCAGGATTCGGCGTGGCGGTCCAGGGTGGCGGCGTCAGCCGCGCCGAAGGGATGGTGTTGGTCGTCGCGATGGCAGCTGCCGTGATCGTGATCGTGCGGCGCGCTGGTCCGGACCCTCTCGGTACCGAGGTGGACGAACTCGCACAGGTAGCAACCCATCGGCTCGGCGTCGAGACCGTTCGGATGATTGCCGGCCTGGCGGGGACGCTGGCGGCGGCCCAGGTACTGCTGTGGGGAGCTACGGAGGTCGCCGACCGGGCAGGCCTTTCCCAAGGTTTCGTCGGTGCGACACTCGTGGCAGTCGGCACGTCACTGCCTGAGCTGGTCACCGTGCTGCAGTCGGCCCGGCGCCGTGAAACGGACCTGATCGTCGGGAACCTGCTCGGATCGAACTTGTTCAATGCTTTGGTCGTCGGCGGCACCATCGGACTCATCGGAGGCCCCGGGGTTGGCGACAGCTCACTCACTGGATTCGGCGCAATCGCTGCCATCGGTGTCGCCGCGGTTGCCTTGGCGGTCATGGTGACTGGCCACACGGTGACCCGTCGCGAAGGGGTTCTGCTGTGCCTGACGTACGGGTGTCTCGTCCCCTTTCTCGCCTGA
- a CDS encoding HU family DNA-binding protein, protein MNKAELVDAVKDAAGLGSRSEAERAVNALTEVVTAAVARDDKVSLPGFGSWSRTERKARTGRNPRTGEPVDIPASKGVKFSAGAGFKKAVNG, encoded by the coding sequence GTGAACAAGGCAGAGCTCGTCGACGCGGTCAAGGACGCCGCAGGACTGGGCAGCAGGAGCGAGGCTGAACGTGCGGTGAACGCCCTCACCGAGGTCGTCACCGCGGCGGTCGCGCGAGACGACAAGGTCTCGTTGCCCGGCTTCGGGTCGTGGTCACGGACGGAGCGCAAAGCGCGCACCGGTCGTAACCCGCGGACCGGAGAGCCGGTGGACATCCCGGCGTCCAAGGGCGTGAAGTTCTCGGCCGGAGCCGGATTCAAGAAAGCGGTGAACGGCTAG